DNA sequence from the Microcebus murinus isolate Inina chromosome 18, M.murinus_Inina_mat1.0, whole genome shotgun sequence genome:
ggggtctcgctcttgctcaggctggttttgaactcctgaccttgagcgatcctcctgcctcggcctcccagagtgctaggattacaggcatgagccaccacgcccggcctcatctaGCTTCTGTTACTCCAGCAGCTCCTGAAAACCCTCCTCTTCCTAGAAGTCGTTCCTGTGCTCCTGATCATGTGGATGTCAGAAATTGCTCTATCGCACCTCTGTGTTCACTGATATGGCTCTATTGGGAGTCTCTGGGGACAGACAGAGGCCACGTCCCTTCTCAGACTGGGGGCTCTCTAATGGCAGAGACTGTGCAGTCTTTCTTTGTGCCTTGAGGTGGGGTTCATCCCAGGGCCTGAGAGATGGAGGTGCTCAGGCCTAGGGAGGGGTCCCACACTTCAGCTGCAGAGGGAAGGGGCTGAGCTGCCCATTCCAGCAGACCAGGCACTGGTACTTGGCAAAGTACTTGGTACTTGGTACTTTCCTTCACCACAAATTGTGCCATTCGGGTATTAAATCCCTCCTTTACCACCAAGAAAACCAAGGCCAAATGAGCTGCAGCAAATCACCCAGCATGGAGGGTGAGTGGTGACCTGAGCTCTATCCTTCGGCCACCTGCCCTCACCTATTGATGTTAATGATGTGCCCATCATCCACATTCCGCTCCTTCATGGACTGGTAGGCTTCGCGCGTGCAGATGCTGAGGGCCAGCACGTTCACCTGCAGGCCAGGAGGGCAATGGGTGTCTCCACTCGGGCCCAGCCGAGTAGGTGATGGAGCCACAGAGCACCGGGGGTGGAGACGATGGTGTGGCATTCTGAAACAGCGTCCAGGTCCTCCCAGAGACCAACGACAGGCCCAGGGCACTTTGCCTTCTATATTAGGTGCCCCTTTCCCTAAAGCTGCCACCCCCAGTTGACAGCAGGGGCAGTTCCTCTTGTGGATGACCCCCCTTCAAGTTCCTGCAAACAGGAATGGAAACCCCTCAAGCCCACCCCTGACCCAGGAGACTCTGTCTTGGTCATCTTCTTTGCAAACAGTCTAACCTCCTATTCTTTAGGGAATCACCTCCATTTCTTCCTCAAATACCCTACCCTTCTATTCTCTGGGACAGCATCCCTGGCCCTGCTTCTTCCTAAACGGCCTAAAATCCTTCCTAAAATGGCTTAAAAATCTCTCTCCTCAAGCACAgaccccagcctctccccactTTCCTCAGCTCCTCCCTGCTGCTTTCCCATCCTCTCCCTTGAGACTACTAGTAGAGAAGGGACGGCCTGACCCGCCTTCCTTTCACCTGTGTTCCATCTACGAGACTAGGCACAGAGACTCTAAAAGGTGGGGCGATTGGCCACTCCCACTCCCTCTGACAGGGGTGAACCCAAATCCCTACCCTCAGTGGGACAGGGGCCTGAAGAAGTGTCTGCTGTAAAGGGCCTGTCCAGGCCCACCGATCAGCCGTACCCACAAGGACAAGCAGAGATAAAGCTTTCAGCAGGTCCTGGAGTCTCTCCTCTTGGGAAGAGAGGGAGCCAGCTGGGAGATTAGATGTGTCTCTTTATCGGGTGTCAGAGACAGGCATGAGGAACAGAACACCCTTGGTGTaaacctgcctcagccttcatgGCAGTAGGAAGAGATGGGTACAGGACACAGGAAGTGTTCAGCCCTATTTCTCATCCTCTTAGCCATGCAGCTTTGTGGAGCAGAGAACTCAGCTCCTGAGGGAAGATGGTGGAGAAGAAATAGATCCCCTGGGACCAGGTGAGTGAATCACCCAGGTCTAGGGAGAAGATGCCTCATAGAACAATCCGAATATCCTTAGATAATGTTCAAGCTGAACATGCCTCAGGGCTTTAGTATAagtccctcattttacagatgggcaaGTTGAGGTCCAGGTTTAAAGACCCACTTACTGCAGGTGAGGACTGTGTCTCTGATCTTCTAGAAGGCTCTCTGAGAGCAGGGCTTCATTGTTCGTTGCTTCAATTCTAGCCCCAAGCATCTATTAGGTGCTAAATCTACTGTTAGCAGGTGTGAAAGGATtgtggaggaggaaagaagaccTCCATTTACACACTGCTTTCAACTTCACAGAATATGTTCATAACCTATTATATCCCTAAAATACAGTTCAGAAGCTGGAAACTCGTGTCCTGAAGGCTGTGTTTGCTCTGTACAtggttttaaagcattttatttttattttattttattatttttttgagacagagtctcattctgctgcctgagctagagtgtcgaggcatcagcctagctcacagtaacctcaaactcctgggctcaagcgattctcctgcttctgccttctgagtagctggaactacaggtgtgtgcaccACCttgtgtggctaatttttttttaatatatatttttagttgtccagctaattttctttctactttttttagtagagacggggtctcgctcttgctcaggctggtctcgaactcctgagctcaaacgatccgcccgcctcggcctcccagggtgctaggattacaggcctgagccaccgcgcccagcctaaaacattttaaatacctTTGTAAGATGTACTGGgaagtttcattcattcaataaatatctacgGAGTGCTTATGGGCTGGAGCTATACCAGAGACTAAAACAGACAATCCTTGCCCTTGTGGAGCTGACATTTTAGTGAATGGGAGAGCTGGGGTGTCACTCAAAAACACAGCCTCGCCACTCCTGTCAAGGAAGTCGTGAGATCTGGCCACACAGCCCACGCTGCAATCCAGTACCTATGCTGTGCTGGAGCAGTGGCCGCCCCTCCACGTGGCGTGTGCTCTCCCACACACTGCAGACCCCACCTGACCCGCCTCACTCCTTTGTGCACCCACCTGGCCCCAGGGGACACTGGAGTCTGTGACCCCTGCCCCCAGATATTGGTGATATAGGTGTGTTCATCCCAATTAAATAAGACATGACTGAAGCTCAAAGAAGGTAACTAAGTTGCCTGAAGTCATAGCTACTGGTAGGGCTGGGTGAGACTATCACCTCTTGTCTCTGTTCTTTCCTTCCCATATGACCATGTTCCCAAGCGCCCAGCACAGTGCTGACACATGGGAGACATTCAGTAAGCTGCAAGTTTCCCCCTACCAATCTTTCTTCCACCACAAGGAAATCAGTCTAGACTTTAAGAACTATGCCCAGGAGctcaaaggaaagaagagatgaaaaGATATGGCCATTCATCCACTCACTACCCCTCTGGTAGGGAGAGAAGCAAGGGGAGAGTCAAGATGCCCCAGGTGGGAACTCGAAGCTCCCTCTTCCTAGAGGTCATTTCCCCAGCAGCCCTCTGGCTCCCAAACCCCTGGCTCTCCACTCTCCTCCCAACCCCCGACACCAGGCCTGGAGCTCTTACGTTGAACATGGCCTTCCAGCCGCTGGTGCTGCCTGAGAGCAGGCTGTCCGGCCGGGCAAAGCCGGCATTGTTGATGCAGATGTCCACACCGCTGTGCTGAGAACGGATAGCCGAGAACATGGAAAGGATTTCCTCCTCGTTTGCCAGGTCACATTTGTAGGGAATCAAAGTCCCGGGGTAGCCTGCACTCTTACATTCGGCAGCCAGCTCCTATGAAACCCAACAGGGGTCTAACTGGGGTGAGCGCTCACTCCCACACCTCCCCACCCAGAGACGACCCCTCCCCTATCACACTCCTACAACTCTCTCCTTTGGCAGCTGGGCTTGTCCCTCTTTGGTCAAAGTCCAGGGGAGGgaccactctctgagcacaggaGGGGAAATGTTGAGATCAGTGGAGGAACCTCATGTATAAACTCAAGTCTTCTGTTCTAAGGGGGAGAAGGGGACCAAGGTGCTGGGAATGGAGTGCTATCTCTtttctgcctcctctccaacAGAAACACCTCCTCTGCCTGTAGGTGAGACGCATGCTGTTTCCACCAGTGCCAAGAGTCACCAAGCTGGTCACTCCAGGGCCTGGATCCTGTTCTCCCCCATTGTGTCAACCAGTGCCTCCCAGAGGGCTCATCTCTGAACTGACACCCTCCCCTTGCAACTTGCAGCCAGTTGGCTCAGAGTTGCCACGCATACCTTTCAACCCAGCCCAAGTGCCATCATCTCCCCTCTGCCCACCTACAGGAGCCGGCAGGAAGTCAGGACAGATTCTCTCTCTCACTGATCTCTGGTACACCACCCTCCACCCCAAGGTTTCTCTGGAGACTATGGGGCAAGTCAGATGGcaggtgacagtgggcacccccTGTGCACCTCCAAGTCCCTCAGCACACCGAGGAGCCCTGAAAGAGAAAGACCTGAGGAAGCAGAGCTACTGAGAGGTGGCCATGAGGGAAGCTGACATTCAGAAGCAGGAAAAAAgcaagctgtgtggccttggaggCCAGTGGCTGGGCATCTGCACCTTGTGAAGGTGACTGTGCACatgtgtgggagggggaggggtgcaggttGCCCTAGAGGAAGGCAAGCTTGGCCAGCTGCCCCAGCCTggagccccttcctcctcccaaacCAAGCAAGGAATAAAGGGCCAGATCAGGTGACACAGGAAATTCTTTTCTGCTTTAACTTTGACTTCAAAAAGTATAGTCCTCTGGGACTCAAACCCCCCCTCACCCAATTTTACATACTTATGACCACTTCAGGACATAGAGTTTCTCTCTGTGGGAAGCCAGAACCTTAACTTTGAGCAATGAATCAATCAAAGGAGACTGTGGGCAAGGAAGCCTGgaattctcccctcccctcttctttcttctccagaCTCAAAATCCTCTGCAGGAAAGCCAAAAGGGAGGGACTGAAAAGACAGTTCTCCTGTCATTGCCTTCTCATTGTCCCACCTGTGCCACCTGGACCATCTCCCTACATAGCCTCAAAAATGACCTGAAATCATGTCAGTCCCCTCACAGCAGAGGCGCTGTCTGCTCATGACAGGGAGTCATGCTGGGACTGAGTGACTGGCCTGGGAATCCCCTAGAGGCTCACGGCCCTTACTGGCTAGACCAGGGCAGGGACGGGGGAGCAGGACGAGAAGGCCAAAAGTGGCTTCAGAATTAGAGAATCCAGTTGTCCAATCTCTGTCTGATCCTCTAAACTCtaaggctggggctgggccctgacCTCCTCAGagcaggagaaagggaggggcaGAATGGGGCAATGGTGGAGCCAGGTGACCTTGGGATTATCTAGGAGGTTATAAAGTGTACCTTTGGTCagcagcaggggaggggacagtccTCCTTCCGTacaccttctccctctgcccccacccaagGCCTGCATAGCCTTCCCTGCCACTGCCCGGGGACTTTGAGCGATGTGGAGACACAGCCCTGTAGCTAAGCACCAGCCCAGACCAGGGAGTGATCTTTCCAGGGCTAATCCAGAGATAACCTATGACAGAAATTTTTCCTTcgtctccttcctccctgctccaaAATACccaactttatttcatttttctttgtgctcTTTTTGCTCACAACTCTAGGAGCTTCCAACCTCATGTCGAGAGAAAACTAAAGAGTCCCAAGTCCCCTCAGGATGTACATGTTCAATGCCCTGTGTCACCTCCTCAGTCTCAACTAGGAGACTGAATTGGAGAAAGGTCTGCCAATGAATAGTCTCTTCATCCCTCATGCCCTCTGGGTATGGGCTAACTGCGGCTGGGGACCAGGCGCTGAGGCTCCTCGGGAAAGCTCCCCTCCCACCCTAACTCCTCCCACAGTCCTGGGTCAAAAATTCACAACTTCTGGCTCTTGCTCGGCTGGTTGGCCAACCACTCTGCCTGGTGTGGTGGGTGAGTTGTGGGGACCAGAGGAGGCAGTCCCGTCGCCAGCCTAGCCACTGGGGCGAAAAAGCCTTCTTTGCTTCTCCCTGGCTGCCTGGCCGACCCCGGCTCTCTGGCGCCCCCTTTTCTCAGGCCAATATGCTGGGCAGGCGCGCGGCGGGCGGGAGATGCCGGAGCCCGAGACTTGGCACGCGGACGCCGGCGCTGTCAGGAGAAAATGGCTCCTCAAACGGTGGGACGCAGAGCGAAGGTACAAGCCCGCCCTGACGGATCCAAGGGGCCTGCCCTACCGGAGCCCGTTGCAAACGGCCCTGGTGCGGCGGGCAAGCGAGggcacagccccgcccccacccggaGCGCCCCCGCGCGGAAACGACACCTCCCAGAGCGCCCCGCCACCCGGACGGGCCTCACCTCGATGTTGCCCACGGTGCGGGCACAGCCCACCACCTTCAGTCCCTGCTGGACCAGGGCCCGGGCCACGGACGCGCCGATGCCTCCCGAGGCTCCCGTCACCAGTGCCACCCGGTCACGCCAGCGCTCCATGCCGGCCCTGGCCATGGTCCCGAGCCGCCCGCCCACTTCTCCTGGCGAGCCTGGCACCTGGATCGCGGAGCTCCGCCCCGGGTGGCCGAAGCTCGGCCGCTCTCTCGGGTCCGCCAGGGCAGCAGCTGCCGACTTCAGGCTAGAACCCGAGCGgcgcctctccccacccctatcCTGGCCCGCCTCCGGCCGGGGCTCCGCCCTCGGGTCCTTGGCGCCCGGCCACATCCAGGCCGAGGACAGCCGCAGCCCGGCCGCCCCGCCCTCTGCGCCCGCCCAACCCCACCGCGAGCCCGCCCTCCCCCGGCACGGGGAAACCGTACCTCCCGCGGTGCCAGCGGGCGCTGGAGGGTCCTGGCAGCTTGTGGTCCTACTTACCCGGGGAGCTCTTCCCTTTGGCGCAGGGAAACCTAGGTTTAGCTGGGGGCTTGCGACATTCCCGAGGACGCACATACTCAAGCGTCCTGCTTAGTGCCCCTTTCCTATCACTGACCCCTAAGGCCAGGATGGGTAATTAAGAGCACGAAAGGTGACTCCAAGGCCCTCCCAAAGCAGCCAGTGGCTGATGGGTAGGATTCAGCTCAGAAAAGGCCCAGTGTCTCTGCCATCTTCGCTGGGTGACCTTGAAAAGAACTCATTCACCTTACCTGATCCCCTGGCCTTACTAGCCAAGAAATGGAAACACTCTGGGTATGCGTGTATTAGGGGATTCTGTCCCTAAATGGCCCACTCTTTCCAACTGTCCTAGTCCCCCAACTCCACCCCATTGTAGCAAATGTATCACAATGTATGCCAAAGATTAAggcaatagctaacatttattgagttctcaTGAGGTGGCAGGCACTTGTAAGcactttaatcttcacaaccaccctatgagataatacatattagtatcttcattttaaagatgagttcACTGAAACAGAAAAGGGGTAACACATCATTTTGGACCACAGGCAGTCCAGTGTTAGGCCAGGGATATGCTCCTGAACTGTTTTCACTGCATTCTCCATTACAGGGCTGTTGGATTTGTTCAGAATAGAGCTCACTTCACTCTCAGGATGTTCAATCAGTTTTGAAAACTGCATTTCTGCAATCTCAATATAGCCATCCTTCCAAAGAAAAAGCATCTTACAGCATTCTCTCTGGTCCTATGCTTTCATAAGGTCAGAGAGGAATCATGACTCATTTTACCTCTGTCCCAATTCCTATATAACATTTAGATCTGAAAGACAACTAAGGAGGTGGATCAAAGAAATGGCatcaaacacaaaaattaaatctcactaaatttctgttgttgccCGACTGAAATGTGATTAGAAATTTAATAGAAAGCCCATAAAATTCATCCCCACTGCACAGAGGTATTGACTGTCTCACCACTGGTTGCTGCCCACCAAGTATTATAAACATGCAGACACAAAGCTCTAAGCACACGTGTTTATTGAGCTAtttgatttgactttttaaatggcAGCAAAATGCTAATCCTGGGGGGAATCTCTCTCCTATAGTACTCACAGCCTGTAAACTATAAGGCCACACTGACTTTATTGTAGGAAACCAGATAAGGCTGAACATGCACTTATATGGACCACAGTGTGGTTAGCTCTCAGTGCAGCCTTCTGACCCATCTTACATGCTGAGTAATTACTTATCAGGCATCCATTGGTTGAAATTCTGccaagttttttttcccttttttatttttttttttaaagcaatctttGTAAccaaaatccttttttatttttattaagatggagtcttgctctgttacctgggttagagtgccgtggcatcagcctagctcacagcaacttcaaattcctgggctcaagcgattctcctgcctcagcctcctgagaagctgggattacagacacaggccaccatgcccagctaatattttctatttttagtagagatggggtcttgttcttgctcaggctggtctcgaactccttacctcaagctatcctcccgcctcagcctcccaagagtgctaggattacaggcatgagccaccgtgcccagccctgccaAGTTGTTTTCATTCTTCTAGGTCAGAATGAACCTCTGAATTTCACAGGTGTGTTATGTATTAGGGAACTTTTAATACTAGCAATTAATGTCTCACAAAGAAGTAAGATGCTAGCCAGTATTTAAAGGTATCGCAGcagatttattctttcaaaacaaaaGACTGGAAACTGCTTTCCTCAGTTGTCAACTCTCATTGAGGGAAGAATTCTGTCTTCAACAATCTGCATCTCTACCCTCACTTGCTCTTCATCTTCTCTAACATCACTAACCAAGTACTAAGTCGACACATGGCAAATACTAAAGTACTCCCACACAGTAAGTAGAAACATGTACACCATATTTTACTGTGcgtattaataaatattctttattttaaattttgcacaTTGCGCTTTAACATTACATCCAAACATTTCGCAAGTGGATGTCTACTTTGTAAAACCATATATTCAGCTCATTGTCATTTCTGTACAGAAGTATAAGTACAACATTACTTTTGCCACTAAGTTGCTTTAGTAAGTCTCACAGGAAGAgaaacatttaatgaaaagagATGGCTTAAATCATATGGCAGGCCTGCGCAGCCACGCAACTAAAGACACAAGCCTGAAGAAAGAACAAACTAATGAGGATACCTCCACCGTCtcccaaaacaagaaagaatCACATtgatttaagataaaattttgcCGTAAGTCACTAAATTAAGAGTTTTTTGAAAGAGAAGGCGAGTAGTCATCTTGAGTGTTTCATTGAAAGACagagctattttatttatttaatttgctcCAGCCGTTGTCAACCAGCCACTACATATGGGCCTCTTGTGATCATTTAAGCGgcagtatttattaaatttctcctTCAGATGCTGTCGGTATTGTTCTCTATTGCTGTAGAAGGACTGGTTATTAGCCATAAATGACTGTATTTCATCTTGTGAGATAAAGATTTCCTCATCTGAAGTACATTCAGACTCATCCTGCAAATTAAAGCAGTAGTTAAGACTatgacttaaatttaaaatataaaatgctatagtGATGGGGGAGGACAGCTAAAAATTAAAGCAGTCTAGCTTTTTAGTTTCAATTCAGTTACATAAAGCCTTTAATTGGAGTGTCTGCAGAATAAGCACCATGTCAGTCTGTCTTAGAAAGTAATAAGTGAGAATAAAATCCAACTTGGTTTAAAACTCTGAATCTACAATTTATCCTAGAAGCCTATGAGCCTAGCAGACTACCACAAtacttttgtctttaaaaaatgagtagaGATGGGTTACGATCTAGTTACCAAATTTTAAATGACTAGACTTATCTCTAGATGATCCTATGTTAAAACTTTTATGTCTACAAACTAAGTAAAAGATAACCCCTTTTTTTTACTTAAGCAATAAGTTACACAGCATCACCATTAAACTTTAcaaccattaaaaacaaaaaacaaaacaaaaccctctaGTGTTCCAAAGGATTTGGTTCCATTAAGACCCTAAGTCCTGAGGAAAAGACATCactcttttttccctcctccaaGTGCTACCACACATGCTATGTACTGGGTTACTTGAAATAACATGTAATTCATCTAAAGTCTCAGGAATTGGAGTCATTTATAAAGGATTTTCCAAGCTCAGTTATGCTTTTATCCTACATGAAACCTAAAGAAGTAATCTGGAGGGCATACTCTAGTTCAGATTCCATATTCTCTTCTGGTCTGGGAGGCTGGCCACCATAAATTGCCACTCAGAAAGGCAAAGTGTTCTTGTAATAACCCTCTTCAAGGAGGCAGACTCCTGGACATAATGCTATCTCTCTACCCTTTTCTCCCAACTATAGACAGTCCCAATTTAAAATGGtctgatttataatttttcaactttacaatgggtttattaGGATGTAACTCATTGTAAGTTGAGTATCTGGACTTATGATAGTTTGgcttatgatttttcaactttacaatagTTTAGAGagatattaaatgtattttcaacttGATATTTTcgacttatgatgggtttattgggatgtagCCCTATCATACGTCAAGGAACACCTGTAGTTTTTTCTACTGAGGCAAAGGAGGACAAGAAAATGTGCTCCAGAGCAGTTGCATAAACCATGAGTGGAAGAGAGGAAATGAAATCCCCAAAGAATAATGAAATACTACCCTTAATTTCTTAAAAACCTCTTTATCCACCTTAAACTTTCAAACACCGTCCCCTCCCACATCCACCCTATGTGGCAACAGTTATCTACAAGACCTCGTGGATTACTTACAAGGAGTTCAACTAAGCTCTTGGCACCTTTTCCAGAATCAGGACCAAATGATGTTTCTGTAGGTTCTGCAAATTGTGGTACATTTTTTCTATGCTCAAACCATGGCAGTGGCTGCCCACCCTTTTCAGAACTGCAACAGCTTTCAGGGTGTGCATCTTTGGTCTTGTCACGGTGAAAAACTGTGTGCACGGTATTTCCTGAGGGCTCACGATTACCTGGATCTGTAATACAGCTTCCAAGCTTTTGGATCTGAAATCACAGCAAAGGATTTCCCAAGTAAAAAGGCAGGGAATAATAGCAAttatcctttaaagaaaaaactgacaAGAGTGTTAAACCTTTAGAAGGAATAATAGCAGCATCTGGCATTTACTaggcacttactatgtaccaaaCACTATGCTAACCTGCCAATATACTCTCACTTCATCTTCATAGAACCTAATATGGTGGGaactattatccccactttacaaatgggaaaactaGGCTTAAATAAATTGCTTGATTATATAACTAATAAGTTAAAAAGTATTATGAAAAGAATGAATTGGATTTATGACACACATGGAATGTTGGACAAATGaccacatctctctctctctctctcacacacacacacaccactctcAAAGAGCAACCATGGAACTGCATAAAGtactcttttctaaaaaaaaagtaaatcctaGCAGCTAAGCTGCACATATGCCACTCCAAGGAAAATAGGttgttctcccttctctctcctaaACCATAGCATAGGTTTAATGACACTTACATGTTCATCACATTTCAacatcttgcttttctttttcttctttttattttttccttttgtgttgtTCTCTTCGGAATTTGCCCAACATTCAACACAACTATCACCATCATCCTCTTTGTCTTCACAGTGATGAACACAGGAGTCATCACCTGTAGAAATCATTAATccttatttatgcttttaaatcaACCAGATAGTATAAATAATTGGGAAGCTTAATCTGAACCTACCGTGTTCATCATGATTACAAATGCCTTCAGTGCAGGCAACATCCGAACCTTCCCGAGAACCTGTTTCGCTCCCTTCCATGCTAGATGAATATCCACAATCACTACCATTACAGTGTGGAGATAAGCCTGAGAATAAGTCAAGTAAGAGTTACAATTAACACacctataaatatatgaatacgAATAGTGAACCAACTGAGGAtcacagaaaaatttcaaaactgaTGTCTTATGAAAGTAGAAAGTAAATTAACTAATGAAAATATGATTAGAGATTtacagttttttatttctgtcaaacAACAAGTTAAAGAATATAAAGAGA
Encoded proteins:
- the DHRS11 gene encoding dehydrogenase/reductase SDR family member 11 is translated as MWPGAKDPRAEPRPEAGQDRGGERRRSGSSLKSAAAALADPRERPSFGHPGRSSAIQVPGSPGEVGGRLGTMARAGMERWRDRVALVTGASGGIGASVARALVQQGLKVVGCARTVGNIEELAAECKSAGYPGTLIPYKCDLANEEEILSMFSAIRSQHSGVDICINNAGFARPDSLLSGSTSGWKAMFNVNVLALSICTREAYQSMKERNVDDGHIININSMSGHRVVPVSAIHFYSATKYAVTALTEGLRQELREAQTHIRATCISPGVVETQFAFKLHDKDPEKAAATYEHMKCLKPEDVAETVIYVLSTPPHVQIGDIQMRPTEQVT